The Acaryochloris thomasi RCC1774 genome window below encodes:
- a CDS encoding lipoxygenase family protein, producing the protein MTDSNTAQEAQSQQYEYRYDAFKNISPKLIYPMAVKVLPADQSFTKWKWTKNVVSLVLRLVANQAMQNVSLRKGSACRLITFIRLYRILEDPKNSSYIERLFDFIISIARALTNRFKRRPKSQDIEQDVKQNQKPDQVQARVEAMVDDIQQQSKTKDPVKHLSFEDYRNLFQIIYLPDISNHFLEDRSFAAQRVAGANPLVIMQVSELPEYFKVTEEHYTKVMGKDDSLQAALDEGRIYLADYKILDEIDPGTVEVGVNGSIKETIEKFGYAPLALFAIASGDCPGRLLTPVAIQCSQDAGSLIFTPPSIAAVDEERWAWRMAKTVVQVADGNYHELISHLGRTHLWIEPIALGTYRRLAKHKLGKLLLPHFEGTFFINNAAAGSLIAKGGVVESILSGTLLSSVTLSVKAAKGYPFAFNDSMLPKTFAARGVDDPQKLPDYPYRDDALLIWDAIHKWVKSYLEVYYSSDDEVLSDAVLQAWLAELVAEDGGQMTEIGEVIPEDRRPKIRTLDYLIDATTLIIFTCSVQHAAVNFTQASLMSFAPNMPLAGFNAAPTTLKVSEADYFSMLPSLSLAEQQMNFGYTLGSVYYTQIGQYKANEVELEEMNQHDYFGDSRISHHLEIFQNKLKEIELTIQQRNETRPTFYDILLPSKIPQSTNI; encoded by the coding sequence GTCTTACCTGCTGATCAGTCGTTTACGAAATGGAAGTGGACGAAAAATGTAGTTTCCCTTGTACTTAGACTAGTTGCAAATCAGGCCATGCAAAATGTATCACTCCGAAAGGGATCGGCCTGCCGCCTGATTACATTTATCCGCTTATACAGAATTTTAGAAGATCCAAAGAACAGTTCCTATATTGAAAGACTCTTTGATTTCATCATTAGCATTGCCCGAGCGTTGACAAATCGGTTCAAGCGCAGACCTAAATCTCAAGATATTGAACAAGATGTTAAGCAAAACCAGAAGCCCGATCAGGTGCAAGCCAGGGTTGAGGCAATGGTTGATGATATTCAACAGCAATCTAAAACGAAGGACCCGGTAAAGCATCTTTCATTTGAGGACTATCGCAATCTATTTCAGATCATCTATTTACCGGATATTAGCAATCATTTTCTTGAGGATCGCTCCTTTGCAGCTCAACGGGTGGCGGGGGCTAACCCACTGGTCATTATGCAAGTCTCTGAACTCCCTGAGTATTTCAAGGTAACTGAGGAACACTATACAAAGGTGATGGGTAAAGATGACTCCCTTCAGGCTGCACTAGACGAGGGGCGGATCTACCTGGCTGACTACAAGATTCTGGACGAAATCGATCCAGGGACTGTTGAGGTAGGGGTAAACGGTAGCATCAAAGAAACGATTGAGAAATTCGGTTATGCACCTCTAGCTTTGTTTGCGATCGCCTCGGGTGATTGTCCGGGCCGTCTACTGACACCGGTTGCGATTCAATGCAGTCAAGACGCTGGCAGTCTCATTTTTACTCCACCCAGTATAGCGGCTGTTGATGAGGAGCGATGGGCTTGGAGAATGGCAAAGACGGTCGTTCAGGTCGCTGATGGCAATTACCATGAACTAATCTCACACCTAGGACGCACTCATCTGTGGATTGAGCCAATAGCGCTCGGTACCTACCGTCGTTTAGCAAAACACAAGTTAGGTAAGCTCCTTCTGCCTCATTTTGAGGGTACTTTCTTCATCAATAATGCTGCTGCAGGTAGCCTGATTGCTAAGGGTGGTGTTGTGGAAAGTATTTTATCGGGTACGTTGCTATCGTCTGTAACGCTCAGTGTTAAGGCTGCGAAGGGATACCCGTTTGCATTTAATGATTCAATGCTTCCCAAAACCTTTGCTGCTCGTGGTGTAGATGATCCACAAAAATTACCGGACTACCCCTATCGTGATGATGCGTTGCTCATTTGGGATGCCATTCATAAGTGGGTTAAGTCATACCTTGAGGTCTACTACAGCAGTGATGATGAGGTGCTAAGTGATGCCGTTTTACAGGCGTGGCTAGCAGAACTTGTCGCTGAGGATGGGGGCCAGATGACAGAGATAGGAGAAGTCATACCAGAGGACAGAAGACCAAAAATCCGAACGTTGGATTATTTGATCGATGCGACAACGCTGATTATCTTCACTTGTAGCGTTCAACATGCAGCAGTCAATTTCACCCAAGCATCGTTAATGTCGTTTGCACCCAATATGCCACTGGCAGGATTTAATGCGGCTCCAACGACTCTTAAAGTCAGTGAAGCAGACTACTTTTCGATGCTGCCATCACTTAGCCTAGCTGAGCAACAAATGAATTTTGGATATACATTAGGATCCGTGTACTACACTCAAATCGGACAATACAAGGCTAATGAGGTAGAGCTAGAGGAGATGAATCAGCATGATTACTTTGGTGATTCACGAATCTCTCATCACCTAGAGATTTTTCAGAACAAGTTGAAAGAGATTGAGTTGACCATTCAACAACGGAACGAAACTCGTCCTACTTTTTACGATATTTTGCTGCCGTCAAAAATTCCGCAATCTACAAATATCTAG
- a CDS encoding HEAT repeat domain-containing protein, whose protein sequence is MAKRKNDIETVLSQLDQLADAPPDDETWFGLRRGLLSKHGVVIGKAAKIAAQLEWKDGIPDMLKAYERLSNNGANVDPGCIGKANIIKALRRLKAYEPTTYIRGIRYKQFEAVWGGKEDRAAQLRAECALALAETGYSDALLYIADLLADPETEARAGAAQALSCFSGTTPIALLRLRALSGEQNVRVLEEIFSVLFALSGPTTNPEEKDETVRFVAQFLESSDVDVVSVAAITLGSSRRLSAFNALREFAENILDEERLRISFEAIAILRLPEAFDYVVDTISRGSELEARLAEQAMSIYRDDERLWERVETARADRKGEDGLSFLFDD, encoded by the coding sequence GTGGCAAAGCGAAAAAACGATATCGAGACAGTCCTCTCACAACTAGACCAATTGGCTGATGCTCCCCCTGATGATGAGACATGGTTTGGGTTGCGTCGGGGACTATTGAGCAAGCATGGTGTTGTTATAGGCAAAGCGGCGAAGATTGCGGCCCAATTGGAATGGAAAGATGGCATTCCTGACATGCTCAAAGCTTACGAACGGCTGAGCAACAATGGAGCGAATGTTGATCCGGGCTGTATAGGAAAGGCGAATATCATTAAGGCTTTGCGACGTTTGAAAGCCTATGAACCAACCACTTACATACGGGGCATCAGGTACAAACAGTTTGAGGCAGTCTGGGGTGGCAAAGAAGACCGGGCCGCTCAACTCAGAGCTGAATGCGCGTTGGCACTGGCTGAAACTGGATATTCTGATGCCCTACTCTACATTGCCGACCTATTGGCGGACCCAGAGACCGAAGCTAGAGCAGGGGCGGCGCAAGCGCTAAGCTGCTTTTCAGGAACAACGCCCATTGCTTTGCTTCGATTGAGAGCACTCAGTGGCGAACAGAATGTCAGGGTTCTAGAAGAAATTTTCTCGGTCTTATTTGCCCTTTCTGGTCCCACTACTAATCCTGAGGAGAAAGACGAAACGGTACGGTTCGTGGCTCAGTTTCTAGAGTCTTCTGATGTTGATGTAGTATCTGTTGCAGCGATTACCTTGGGATCTTCACGGCGACTGTCAGCTTTCAATGCACTGCGAGAATTCGCAGAGAACATTCTCGACGAAGAACGACTGAGGATTTCGTTCGAGGCCATCGCCATTCTGCGGTTGCCAGAAGCATTTGACTATGTTGTGGATACTATTTCCCGTGGCAGTGAGTTAGAGGCGCGTCTTGCCGAACAAGCCATGTCGATCTACCGCGATGATGAACGGCTCTGGGAACGCGTAGAAACAGCCCGTGCAGACAGAAAAGGAGAAGATGGTTTGAGCTTTTTGTTTGATGATTAG
- a CDS encoding TfoX/Sxy family protein, with the protein MSNRSPFVDQVVAHLNRVTPVTARFMFGGYGLFVESVMIALIADDVLYFKVDDQNREDYIAAGSEPFTYHGKGKPIQMSYYRLPGEVFDNLEQLVQWVEAAQAAAARSKSKSKSKRKKSS; encoded by the coding sequence ATGTCCAATCGTTCTCCGTTTGTTGATCAAGTGGTTGCCCATCTCAATCGGGTTACGCCTGTGACGGCCCGGTTCATGTTTGGCGGCTATGGCCTCTTTGTAGAAAGTGTGATGATCGCCTTGATTGCGGATGATGTTCTCTATTTCAAGGTCGATGACCAGAACCGAGAGGACTACATTGCAGCAGGCTCGGAACCTTTCACCTACCACGGCAAAGGTAAACCCATCCAAATGTCCTACTATCGGCTTCCGGGTGAGGTCTTTGATAATCTAGAACAGCTCGTGCAGTGGGTAGAGGCGGCCCAGGCTGCTGCTGCCCGGTCAAAGTCCAAGTCTAAAAGCAAGCGGAAAAAATCGTCGTAG